GCGTCTGGGACGAGATCGACTTCGGCGCCTTGCTGGCCCAGGCGGTGCAACTGCCGGTATTCAAGGAGAACGATGGCAACGCCGCCGGCATTGCCGAACTGTTCTTCGGCGCAGGCCGCGCCAGCAGCGATTTCCTCTACCTCTTCATTGGCCCGGCCATTGGCGGCGCGGTGGTGGTGGACGGGGAAGGCATGCGGGGCCGCACCGGCAATGCGGCCGACGTCGCGATGATTCCGGTGCCGCCAAGCCGGCTGCCGTCCGCGCCCGTCACCGGCAAGCCCTGGGACATCCTGCTTACCAGGGCGTCGCTCAATGCCTTGACACGCCACCTGCGCTTCCACGGCGAGCACATTGCCGGCCGCAACGAACTGCAGGCCTGTTATGAGCGCGGCATGCCGGCCGTGCGCGAATGGCTGGACGATTGTGTCGATGCCCTGGTGCCGGCGGTGCGCGCCGCCATCGCCGTGCTCGACGTGCCGATGTGCGTGATCGACGCCGACATCGATGGCGGCCTCATCGAGGAGCTGATGGCCCGGCTCGACCACGGGCTGCGCTCCATCGCCCCCGAGTCGCGCGGCACGCCGCAGCTGCGGCGCGGCAGCTTCGGTGCCGATGCAGGCGCCCTGGGCGCGGCCAGCCTGCCGATGTTCTTCAACTTCTCGCCGCGTGCCGACGTCCTGCGCGGCCACGGGTCCCGATCCG
This genomic stretch from Eleftheria terrae harbors:
- a CDS encoding ROK family transcriptional regulator; translated protein: MTPPRPGRGTNSVNLRQYNERTLLQRLRRAGEASKADLARWAQLTNTAVGSIVQSLEEAGLIETFGRRQDGQRGQPASLYRLNPKGAFGVGVRLDRTSIETVLVDLSGKMLARRAHDLLLPHPNKALELVQRDVASVLDVLGPGERQRLAGVGLAQPYNLGSWLRELDLEADFRVWDEIDFGALLAQAVQLPVFKENDGNAAGIAELFFGAGRASSDFLYLFIGPAIGGAVVVDGEGMRGRTGNAADVAMIPVPPSRLPSAPVTGKPWDILLTRASLNALTRHLRFHGEHIAGRNELQACYERGMPAVREWLDDCVDALVPAVRAAIAVLDVPMCVIDADIDGGLIEELMARLDHGLRSIAPESRGTPQLRRGSFGADAGALGAASLPMFFNFSPRADVLRGHGSRSAEMVHV